The following DNA comes from Kitasatospora sp. NBC_01287.
CCAGCGCGAGCACCGCCGCCTTCAGCAGCTCCCAACCCAGCAGGCCCACGACCCCACCGCTGCCCGCCAGCGCGTCGCGAGCCGCCTCGATGCCCTGCGACATGGGCATCACCTCACCGATCGCGGCAAGCCAGCCGGGTAGCCGGTCGAGAGGGATGTTCACCCCGCACAGCAGCAGCATCGAGTACAGCACCACGCTGGCGGCGAAGATCGGCTCGCGGGTGCGCAGCCCGATCGCGCCGACGAGCAGGCCGCAGGCACTGCACGACATGGCGGTGACCAGGACGGCGAGAGCGAGTCGGGGCAGCGAGCCGAGCGGGACGTGCAGCCAGCCGAGGGCCGTACCGAGGGCCAGCATGACCGAGGAGGTCAGGGCTCCCATGAGGACCGCCGGCCCGATCCGGCCGCCGAACATCACGGCCCTGTTGGCCGGGGTGGCGAGCACCGCGCTGAGCGTACCGCTCACCCGCTCGCCCTGGACGGACATGGCCGGCGCGAACAGGCCCGCCATGGCACACGCGTTCAGCGCGTTGCCCACGACGTAGTACTGGGTCGGATAGGTACCCAGGTAGCGGCCGAGATGGACGAACCAGATCAACTGGACCACCGGAACGCCCAGTACCGTGGGAATGAACGCGGAGGGCCGCAACCAGCGGAACAGCGCGAGGTGGGAACGCCACCCGGCGACGAAGAACAGTCGCAGCGTCACTGCAACGCCAGCGTGCCGCTGGAGCGAGCCAGCCATTCGAACCTCTTCTGTAGTAGCAGCGTCACCGCGATGTAGACCGCCGAGAGCAGGGCGCACATGCCCACGGCCGAGCCGGCCCCCGAGGTCCCGGCCGCCGCCCCCTCCAGAGCTTTGACACCCCAGGTGGGCGCGAGGAGATAGGAGATGGACCGGACCGACGCGGGGAGGGTGGAGATGGGCACCAGCATTCCGCTGAGCATCCAGACCGGATACTCGAAGAAGTTGGCCAGCGACTGCGCGGTCGGGTACAGGATGAACGCGGACGCCATCAGCAGCCCGAGCATCCCCAAGGCCACCACGGTGACCCCCACGGCCCCGACGAACAGCAGTGGATCCGCGATGTGCAGCGGCATGTCGAACAGCAGCGCGCTCCACAGCAGGGTTGCCACCAGCCCGTAGACCCCCAGGGACGCGGTCGCGAGGGCGAACGGCAGCGTGATGAGGAAGGTCGATCGGGGGCTGGCGACAAGGGGCTCGAGGATCTGCGACCAGCGCAGCCGATTGATCGCGTTGCCGGAGCCGAGCAGGGTCGAGGACCACATGCCCATCAGGGCCGCGCTCAGCGCCACGTCGATGGGCGCGACGTGCCGGGTCGAGCTGCGGAACATGTAGAAGGCCAGCGACGCGAAGATCAGGGGCAGCAGCACGCACTGGAAGAGGTACAGCCGGCTGCGCATCAGCTGCCACAGCTCCAACCGCCAGGAGCGCAGGACGAATCCGGTACCCGCCCGCAGCCGACCCGTCGCGGTCGACGCGGTCCACGCGGTCCACGAGGTCGACGCGGTCACCGCCCGCCTCCGGAGATCAACGCGACGTACGCGTCCTCCAGAGTCGGCTCGCGCTTGAACACCTCGCGTATGGCCACCTCTCGCAACTCGGCCAGGACGGCCGCGGTCACGTCTGTCTCCAGTCCGCTGTGGATGTCGAGGGACTGGCCGGAGTCCAGCTCGGTCAGGCTCACCGAGCGGATGCCGGGCAGCGCCCGCAGCCGGTTCACGTGCCCGTCGTCGGCGCCGGTGACGTTCACGGTCAGCACGACCTGGCCGGCGGTCTGCTTCTTGAGGGCCTCCGGGGTGCCCTCGGCGATCTTCTTGCCGTTACGCATCACCGCGACCCGGTCGCAGAGTTCGTCGGCCTCGAACATGTAGTGCGTGGTGAGCAGCACGGTGCGGCCCTGCTGGTGCACCAGGTCGCGGACCAGGGCCCGCAGTTCCCGGGCGCCGACCGGGTCGATGCCGTTGCTCGGCTCGTCGAGGATCACCACCTTGGGGTCGTGCAGCAGGCCGCGGGCGATGTGCAGCCGCTGCTTCATGCCGCGCGAATAGGTCTCCACACGCTTCCGCTCGTTCCCCAGCAGGCCGACCATGTCGAGCAGTTCGGGCACGCGGCGCTTCTGCTCCCGGTACGGGATGCCATACAGGTCCGCGAAGAGCAGAAGGTTGTCCCGGGCCGACAGCCGCGCGTACAGTCCCGCGTCACCGCCGAGGATGACCCCGATCAGCCGGCGCACGGTCTGCGCTTCGCGCACGACATCGTGACCCAGGACGCTCACTTGGCCGGAGGTCGGCAGCAGCACTGTCATGAGGATCTTCGCGGTGCTGGTCTTGCCGGCCCCGTTGGGCCCGAGCAGACCCACCATCTCGCCCTGCTCGACGCGCAGCGAGAGTCCGTCCACCGCGCGCTTCACCCGCCCCTGCGGCTCCTGGAAGGTGCGTACCAGTGCTTGGATCTCGATGGCGGATCTGGCGGTCAGGTCCTGCATCCGAATACCTCTTACTGAAGACCGATGGTGGGGTGCTCTGTTGGCGTACCGCGATGGCCTAGGAGGCCGTGCGCGCGACCGCACTCTCACATGTCGCGTACAGCGCCTGCGTGCTGACCTCTGCGTCGACGGCGAGCCGCCGCAACTCCTGGTCGTACCAGGACAGCAGTGAATGGAGCCGGTCCTCCGGCAGCACTCGCGGATCGGTCCGGATGACGACCGGCATCTCGCGGCCGCCGCGGACCCTCATGTCGAAGCGCGGGCCGACCTGACGGTTGGGGAGGGTGGCCTCGACCCTGGCGGAGGCGTGACCGGAAGCCGCGGGATACGGCGGCGCCGCCATGATGTCCTGCGCCATGAAGTTGTAGAAGTTGTCGAAGCCGAGCTCGATGCCACGCTCCGCGCGCACCAGAGCGGTGACTTCGTCGATGTCGTAGGCGCCGAAGCGGTAGGACCGGAGCGCGGCGGCCTGGACGGACGCGGCGTACCGGCCGAAACCGTCAGGCGCCGCGCCGATGTCCAGCGGCAGCGGGGCGTACTGGTTCATCGAGCTGACCAGATCCTGCCAGGGCAGCCGAAAGCGGTTGCTCGACTGCAGGGTGAGCACCACCCGCGCCGTCCCGCTGACCACGGCCAGAGCCACCGAGCTGAGTGCCAGCAGCACCCCGTGGGCCGGCACCCCCAACCGTTCGGCCGCGGTGGCCAGCGCCGAGCGGGCCCCCGGTGACCGCAGGACCGCCTCGATCCGTCCCGGATCCTGATCGCCGTGATCCGGCACCGGGAACACGCCCGGATCGAGCGTGTCCAGCAGCCGCGTCCAGTGCGCGAGGGCAGCCGTGCGGCTCGACCGGTTGGCATCCGATCGCTGGAAGAGGGCCAGCTCGCGCGGCTGCACGGGGGTCTCCGTCAGCCAGCGCCGCCCTTCCGGATCGTCACCACCCATGAGTACGGTCAGTTCGCCGCTCAGACGGCGCAGCGAGAACCCGTCGGCGGCGATGTGGTCGCAGACGAGGACGACGAAACGGGGACGGCCGCCGTCGGTGACCACGGTGAAGCGGCGGCCGAAGTCCCTCTCCCGGTCGATCAGCTCGGCCGCCTGCCCGCGCCCGATGGCCATGGCAGCGGACTCATCGGCGCCGGGATCCTCGATGGTGGCGATCCGCACCCGGTCCTCCACCGGCCGCACGAACTGGATCGGGCCCCGCGGTGTCTCCGCGAAGTGGGTGCGCAGGGACTCATGCCGCTCGCACAGCGAGCGCAGCCCCGCGTACACCCGATCCAGCGGACACTCGGCCGGTACCGGGACGACGACACTCAGGTACGTCTCCGGCCAGCGATCGGTCGGCCAGCGGGCGGTGATCCGCAAGACGGACAGCTGGCCGAAGGTCAGCGGTGTACGGTCAGCCTCGGACACGGGCTCCGTCCTTCCTCTATGCCTGTTCAGGTGCCGCTCGCACGTGTCGATCGAGACGGCGGGCCCAGGATCTGAGCCGGACATCGAAATCCTGCGGTCGATTCGCCGCACCGGGTGGCTGCCGACCGGTGGCCGGTCAGAGTCCCAGCGCCTCCCGGACCGAGGCCGGCCAGTCACCGGCCGACCGGCCGTGGCGGTGCTGGAGCGCGAGCACCAACCGGTCCAGGCCGAAAGCAAGACAGGCGCTGTGCGCCACCGAGCCGTCCGTCAGCGTGAGTCCGAACGCCGCGCCGAAGTGGTCCTTGTGGCCGTTGGCCGAGGCCACCGACTGCGTCTGCCCGTGGCCGAGCCGAGTCACGATCTCCCACTTGAGTTCCCCGGTGCGCTGGACCGCCGCCATCAACCGCCCGGGCCGGCCGAAGAACGGGTCGTTCGCGGCGACCACCTCGACTGCCAGGCCGAGTCCGCCGAGCCAGGTGACAGCCGATTCCAGCACCCGGTCGCGCCAGTCCATCACCGCTTCCGGGGCGCCGAACCGGACGACCTCGTACATCCGGAAGGCGCGCAGCCGCCCGGTCTCCGCAGTCGCCTCGCCGCGATAGCAGACGGCTTCCACGCTCAGTTGCCGTTCGGTGCCGAGCACGCTGCCCGCGAGCAGGGGATACACGTGGTGGCAGGCCGCCGGGGACAGCACCAGGTCGGTCGGGCCGGCCGCACCGCCCTCGGGGGCGCCGTACACGGTTCCCAGCAACTGCGGGAACGAGGTCGGATAGTCCGCCCGTTCGGCGACCGTCCGGGCGATCACCGGGGGGGCCAGATAGTGCTCTTCACTCCCGTAGAAGGCCGCGGCGAGGCCGATCCGCAGGCCGTCCAGGATCCGCGCTTCGGCAGCCGGGGTGAGTACCACCCCGGGTGCCCGGAGAGTCGGGTCCGGTGGCATCGTCATCGTTCTCCTCGGGAGAGCAGTACCGTCCGGGCGTTGGCGGCGAGCAGCCGGCCATTGCCGATCATCAGCGGGGCGGAGTAGGCATCACGCAGGATCCGCGCCACCGAGTACGGACCGCGTTCGGCGAAGCCGGCCATGCCGCACACCTGCAATGCCAGGTGGGCCGTCTCCACGGCCCCTTCGGACACCGAGATCTTGAGGGCGTTCAGCTGCGCGCCGAGCCCCAGCGTGGGTTCCCGCCCGGCGTCGAAGACCGGCTCCACGGCGCGCACGGCCGCGTCGAGTTGTGCGCGCATCGCGGTCAACCTCAGATGTGCCCGGGCGAGTTCGGGTACCGCGGCGGTGGGATCGGCCGGAGCCCGCCCGCGGACGGAGCGCACCGCCCGGTGCACCGACTCGGCGGCCAGTCCGCTCCACACGCCGGCCCAGAGCAGGTGGGAGACCGGCACCATGGTCTCGGCGGCGACGGTCCGGAACGGTACCGGCAGGATCTGGTCCCGCTGGAAGGCGGCCCGGATCCGGAACGCCGGACTGCAGGTACCCCGCATGCCGAGGACGTCCCACTCCCCCTGCTGCTCCAGTTCGACCTGGTCGCGGGTCACCAGGACGGCGACCTGGTTACCGGTGTCCGCGTCGGCCGTGCGACGGGCGGTGACCAGATAGGCGTCGGCCCCGGCCCCGTAGGAGACGGTCGTGCCGTCCTTCTCCAGGGTCTGCCGTCCGTCCGGTCCGTCCGCCAGGCTGCTGAGGCTGCTGCGCAGGTCGCCACCGACACCGCGCTCGCTGGTGACCGAGGCGATCAGCCATCGCTCGGCCACCGCCTTCCGCAGCAGCGGCGATTCTCGGTGGTGCCTTACCAGGCAGGCCAGTTGAGCCTGGTGCATGGCCCAGATCATCGCCGAGGAGCCGCAGCTACGGGCGAGGCGCTCGGCGATCCGCACCAGCGCGGGGAGACCGAGCCCCAGTCCGCCGAACTCCCGGGGCGCGATCGCCGCCATCAGGTTGGTGTCGCGGAGCACTTGGAGTGCCTCGGTGGGTAGCCGCGCGCCGCGGTCGACATCGGCCGCGCTGGCAGCCGCCTGCTCGGCTGCCGCGGTCAGCGCGAGCTCCAGTTCCGGGGTGAACCCCCGCGGGTCGGTCTCAGTCACTGGAAACGGCCTTCTTCTCATTCAGCAGTTCGACCAGCACCGCCTCAAGACTGCGGATACTGGCAAAGGTCTCCCGGGTCAGCGCGCGCTCCGGAAGCTCCACGCCGAAGTGGTCCTCCAGCAGCATCATCATCTGCACACTCGTCATGGAGTCCATGCCGGCGTCCCACAGGTCGGTGTCAGCCGCCACTCCTGGAACGATGTCCTGGAGTTTGGGGATGACGGTAATGACCTTCCTGATCTCCTCAGTCATCACAGCTGCCTCCCGGCCTTTCGACATCAGCTCGTCATTGGGATCAAACAGGCGCACCCGGACGAAGTCCGGTTCGATCACCAGCCGTTGAGATGCGAGACCGAGCCGAAGTCGACCTCGGGGCCGTAGGCCGCCAGCGCTTCGCCCATCCGGTCGCCGGCCGCGCGTCCCACCGGGGACGGGACGGCGAGCCGGTCGGCCAGGTCGAACGCGTGGCCGAGGTCCTTCACCATGTAGCCGAGCTTGAAGCCGGCCTCGAAGTCGCCGACCAGGACCCGGTTCGGGTAGAGGCCGGCGAGCTGCGCGTTGGCGCCGCCCCCGCCACTGGTGATGGCCTCGATCGCCAGGCGCGGGTCCACCCCGGCCTCGCGGGCCATGGCGAGCACCTCGCCGGAGGCGACCGCGGTGACGGCGACCAGGTAGTTGTTGAGCAACTTGACGGTCAGGCCCGCGCCCACCGGCCCGCAGTGCCGCAGCTTCTCCGGATCGCCGATGGCGGTCAGTACGGGCCGGGCACGCTCCACCGCCGCCTCGGAGCCGCCGACCCAGAAGGCCAGCGCTCCGGCGCGGACCGCCGCGATGCCGCCGCCGGCCGGGGAGTCCAGGTAGGCCACACCGTGCCGCCGCGCCTCGGCGGCCAGCTCCCGGGCGACCTGCGGGGAGTGCGTCGTCATCTCCAGCAGGACGGACCCTGGTTGAGCCGTCGTCAGCAGGGACCTCACCACCGAGCGGACCTCGGCGGCATCGGGCAGGATGGTGCAGATCACCTCGGCCTGCTCGGCGGCGGCCTCGGGAGTGTCGACCACCGACCAGCCGCTCGGCAGTCGCCCGGGGGAGCGCGAGGAGACGACCACCTCGTGCCCTGCCGCCAACAGGCGTTCCACCATGGGAGCGCCCATCAGGCCGGCGCCGACGAATCCGACCCGCATCACCCACGCTCCGCGGTGATGAAGGCGTAGGCGCTTCGCAGCGACGAGATCATACTGATGTTGAGCGTGTCGATGTCGATCTCGGCACCACGTTGCTGCTCCAGGAAGTCGAGGAAGGCCAACGAGCCGAGCGAGTCCAGGACTCCGCTCTCGAACAGGTCGGTCTCGGGCTCCAGTCCGGAGCTGTCCGCGCCGATCTCCGCGAGGAACTGGACGGCGTTCCGCACGAACTCGTCCTCCGAAGGCATGATGGTCGGCATTACTTCTCCCCTGTCGTTGCGTTCATCCGGTCGCGCAGCACCTCGTAGTGCTCACGACAGGCCCTGCGCGAGACCGGCGCCGACGCGAGCGTGTCGAACGCGTGGAAGGTCCCGGCGAAGCGGTGCAGTTCGGTCGGGACGCCGGCCTCGGCCAGGCGTCGGGCGTACTCGTCCCCTTCGTCCCGCAGCGGGTCGTACTCCGCGGTCATCACATAGGCCGGCGGAAGCCCGCGCAGGTCGGTGGCCCGGGCGGGCGCCGCGTACGGCGAGACCGGACCCCGGCGCTCCGCGGGGCCGAGGTAGTGGTCCCACATGTGGACGCAGTTGCGGGAGTCCCAGGCCGGCGTGTCGGCGAACTCCCGGACCGACCTGGTCCGGAGCCGGTCGTCCGTCACGGGGTAGAGCAGCAGTTGGAGCCCGGGCGGTTCGAGCCCGGTGTCGCGGGCCCGGAGGCAGAGGGCGGCGGTCAACGCTCCGCCCGCGCTGGAGCCCGCCACCGCGATCCGTCCGGCGTCGACGCCGATCGACGAACCCTCGGCACGGAGCCATCGGTACGCCGTGAGGCAGTCGTCCAGCCCCGCCGGGAACGGGTGCTCCGGTGCCAGCCGGTAGTCGACCGCGACCACGGTGAAACCGGTCTCGCGGCACATCTCCAGGCACCGGGGGTGCTCGAAGTCGAGATCACCGGAGATGAACGCCCCGCCGTGCAGGTACAGCACGGCCGGACCCGGCTCCGATTCCCCGACCGGTCGGTAGACACGGACCGGCACCTCGATCCCGTCATCGGAGGGCAGCAGCCGGTCCCGTACCTCGACGCCGGGATCGCTGCCGAACCAGAGCCCCGTCATCCGGGCGATGGTGATCCGGCGGGCCGCCTCCCGCCGGACCGCGAGCGGGTCGGCGTGGTCGACGCGGCGGTACAGCGCGGCCGTCCGGACCAGGTGGGGATCGATCCGCAGCGGGGCCGGCACGGGTCGCGGTTCGGTGCTCATCTGCTTCTCCGCTCGGACGGTTCCGGGTACCGCAGCACGAGGAGCTCGGCCCCCTCGGCTCCGGCGGTCAGGATGGCCGGCCCGTCACCGGGCGCCTGCCAGCCGATCGATTCGGGCCCGTGGTCACCCTCGACGCCCGCCACCGAGACCGCGCCGGCCGCGACGTACAGGAACTGCCCGCCCGGCCCGGCAGCCGGGACGGAGAGCTCCGCCCCGGGGCCGGCGGAGCGGCGGCCGACCCGCAGGCCGTCCCGGTCGTCGGCCAGCAGCGCCTCCCCGTCGTCCGTTCGGGCCAGGTCGATCCCCGCGTGCAGGCTGCGCCCGGCGTGGGGTGGAAGCAGGGCCCGGGACTCGGGCATGAACGAGGTGGTCAGGGTCGGCTCGGCCCGCAGGGTGAAGTAGCGCAGCGGTGGGCTGCCGCCGGCCAGCGGGCCGTAGACGGTGAAGGCGTCGGCGTAGTGCACCTCCAACGCGCCGATCGGCCGCCGTCCGAACAGTGAGCCGGTGGCGCCCAGCAGGACCTGGAACTGGTCGACGGGGTGGAAGTGCGGGCGCAGCACGTAGTCGTGCTGCTCCACCAGGTACGCCTGCGGACCGCCGCCGACCGGGGCCGCGCCGCCGAAGTAGTCGACGATCCTGCTGATCCGGCCCTCGAAGACGACTCGCCGGGACACCGCCTGCCCAGGGCTGACGAACTGGGGTTGGGCCAAGGGGTCCACCTTCGCTATTTCCGGAGCATGTTCAGCGCGAGCTGAGCGGACTGGACGAAGAGCCCGACCTCGTTGCCGACGGCGATGAAGCGGAACCCCTCCTTGGCGTACTGGCGGGCCAGCCGGGTGCTCGGTGCGAAGATCCCGGCCGGCTTGCCGGCGGCGGCGCAGGCGGCCAGTACGGTCTGCCGGGCCTGGTCGAAGGCCGGCCCGGTCGGGTCGCCCGGTTGCCCGAGGTCCATCAGCAGGTCACCGGTGCCGACGAACAGCAGGTCCACCCCGGGCACGGCCGCGATGTCCCCGCTGTTCGCGACGGACTCCCGGCTCTCGACCTGCACGACGCACAGCACCCGCTCGTTCGCGGTCGCGAGGTACCCGGCGGTGCTGGTGAAGTAGCCACTGGCCCTGACCGGGTTGACGCCGCGGGAGCCCTGCGGCGGATAGCGGGTGCACCGCGCGGCGAGTTCGGCGTCCTCGACCCGGTCGACCTTGGGCACCATCACCCCGTCGACCCCCAGGTCGAGGGCGGACTCGATGGCGTGCCGGTCCAGGCACGGCACCCGGACGATGGCGGTGGCGCCCGTGCCGCTCAGCGCCTGGGTCTGGTGCAGGGCATCGGCCTTGGTCATCGCCGCCGCCTCCATGTCGATGACCGCCCAGTCGACCCCGGCGCAGGCCGCCGCCTCGGTCAGCAACGCGCTCGCACTGACCAGGAAGAGGCCGTACACCGGTCCGTCGGTCATCCGCTGCCGGATGTCTGTCATAGCTGCGCCCTCTCATCGGTCCCATGGCCGCCGCGCGTCAAGTCGCCCCGGCTGCGGGGGGGGGTGTGGCGTGAGTGGTGCTGTATCGGGAGGGTGCCGGGCCGGAAGGGTGCCGGGCCGGGAGGAGTCCAGGCCGGATCAGCCGGCCTTCAGCACCTGGTAGACCTCGGCCCAGTTCTCCGCCAGCAGGTCGAGGTAGGTGGAGAAGCCCCGCTCCAGCTGCTCGATGTCCTCGACCGACGCGCAGGCCTTCGCCGCGGTCGACAGCGCGTGCACCTTGTGCTGCTTCTCGGTGGCGCCGATGTGCAGGTAGAAGAACTCGCAGTTCTCGTGGAACTCCTCGAAGCCGTACAGGCCGCGGTAGTTCCGCACGCCCTCGTAGAGGTTCACCAACTGGGGGTAGGCGTGCCACTCCTGGGCCAGCAGCGCACCGCAGACCTCCTGCGGGAGCGAGCTGCTGAAGACCTTCTCGCTCTGCTCGATGAGGCGCAGGGTGGACGGCAGCACCGGAGCGGCCACCGTGTCGAGGTCGACGGGGCGGCCGCGCAGACGGCTGAGCAGACCCTCCAGGAACTCCTTGAGGATCACCGAATGCGCCTTGGCGGGGTTGCCGTGGCCCATCTCGTCGTAGAGGTTCTCGACGGTCTCGGCGCGGGCGGTGATGTCCGTCATGTGCAGGAACGCCAGCGCGATCCGGATGGGGGTGCGGCGCACCCGCTCGTAGAAGTTCTTGGCGACGAGCTCCACCTGATCGGCGGTGAGCTCCTGGGAGATCCACAGGTCGTAGAAGGGGTTCTTCACGGCCGGGTGCTCGGCACAGCCGAGGGCCAGCGCCTGGATGCGACTGTGCGCCTCCTCGTACGGGAGCTGCACGGTCTGATCCAGAATGACGGTCACGGTGTCTCCAGCTGGGTTGCTCGGTGGTCGGGTGGGAGCCCGGGGTTGGGCGCGGGTGGGGTGTCGTCAGTCGACGAGGTGGATGCAGGCCGCCGGGCAGGCCATGGCGGTGTCCCTGGCCAGGGTCCGGAGCTGTTCGGGGACGTCCACCTGGTCGGCCGCGCCGCCCGGCCCGTGGAGGATCTCGCCGTCCTGCCTGACGTATGCCAGGAAGTCCTCGCCGATGGCGAACAGCTCCGGCGCCTCCTCCTCGCACAGGCCGCTGTTCTGGCATTTCGACTGGTCGATCCACATCTTCACTGGGTTGTCCTTTCTCGTCGAGGGCGCTGCCTCGGTGGGGAGTTGCGGTCGGCCCGGGGCTACGGCCAGGCGAGGCGGCGGTCCCGGTCGACGGTGAAGGTCGACGGTGAAGGTCGACGGTGCCGGTCGGCTACGGGTGGCCGGCGATGACCGGCTGGTCGACGGCGGCCGGCTGGTCGACGCCGGCGACCGGCTGGTCGACTCGGATGACCGCGCCGGCCCGGTAGGTCTCCTCGACGACGATGCGAATCCACTCCGCGTAGCGGATGGTCTCTCGCAGCCCGTCCGCATCGAAGGTGTCGGCCTCGTCGTGGCTCATCCGCACCACCCGGAAGTCGCCCACCATGGGCGTCAACTCCTGGTCGGTGCCGTCGATCCGATAGCGCAGCCCGAACGAGCCGCGGCCGCCGCTGGAGCAGCCGATCGCCTGATGCCCCCGGTAGTGGGCGTCCTCGTTGCGGAAGATCATGTGTCCGCCGTGCTTCTCGACGAACTGGCCCTGCATACAGCCGGGCCCGTAGAGGCTACGGATGGCACCGCGCTTGAGCTTGAGCATCCGGGCCTTGATGGTGCGGCCCAGCTGCTCGGCCGACTCGTGGCCCAACCGCTCGGCGTAGTCACCGAGTTCGAGGCCGTCCCGGAGCTGGGTCTCGGTGAAGAAGGCCTGGCTGGTGGTCATCTCCGATGGGCGATCGAGCAGATCACCCATCGGGCAGGTCACCGTGACGTGGTCGGCCCGCAGCGCCGGGTCGACCAGGGCTGCCCGCATGATGGCACGGACCACCGAGGCGCTGTCGCCCTCCTCGGCGATGGCCTGCCGGGTCACCGAGGAGAGTCGCTGCTCCGCACCCGCAGCGGCCGGCCCGTCGAAGAGCGCGGCGAGCTCCTGCTCCACCGCGTCGGCGAGCCTGCCCGGATCGAGCTCCGCGCGGGGGATCACGCCCTCGGTTCGGTACCAGGCGCGGCCGTCGATGACCGAGTAGAGCTCATGGGTCCCCTGCACCAGCCCGCGCATCCGGGCGACCTGGTGCGCCAGGTCGAGCAGCCCCTCAGGACTTCGCCCCGCCGGGCCGAGGACACCTTCGTACAGTGCGTACCGCTCCTGCAGCACGGTCCTCAGGGCAGCCGAACTCGCGTGCTCCACAAGCTCGTCGAGGCCGACCGCCGAGGCATTGAGAGCGAACAGGGTGAGCACGAGGTCGGATTCCTCGTCGTCCCACGCCGCCGGACCGCGCGACCGGATCGACTCCAGAGCCGACCGCAGGTCCGCCCTGACCCGGTACTCGCCTTTGTAGAGCAGCCAGTGGTGGCGACTGTAGACCAGCGGACGGGCGCAGGCGTCGAGAATTCCGGCCACGCATTGCGGGTCCGCTGCGGCCGCGACGGCGGCACGCAACTCGGTACCCGCATCGATGCCGGCGAAGTGTGATTCCGACTTGGACACAAGCGGCAACACAAGCCCCCCCCTTGGGCGTCGGGAAGTACCTTTTCGAAGAAGTTGGATCGACCGCAAGCCGACCTCTCGGTTCTTGAGGTCCTCGGCGTCCGAGCGGTCGGCCGGAACAATCGGCCAGGACAGTCGGCCGGAACAATCGGCCAGGACAATCGGGAACGACTGAAGAAAGGAACCGAACGCGGAGTCCACACGCACCGCGAAACGTCCTTGAACCCCCGGGGCAATCAAATCTACACCAGACCACACACCAAGTTCCAACAAATTCTTACAGCCAGACACCCCCGCCTGTCAGGAAGACCCGATCGTGTCCCAGATCGCGAGACGACTCAACCGCCGGACGTGGCCAGCTGGTGACGTTCAGTAATGCAATCTCCGTCTACACGCGGAGAATCGGATCCCTGGCTGATATGGCCGCACCAAGCTGACTCGGCGTCAAAGATGCGGTGGGACATG
Coding sequences within:
- a CDS encoding ferredoxin; amino-acid sequence: MWIDQSKCQNSGLCEEEAPELFAIGEDFLAYVRQDGEILHGPGGAADQVDVPEQLRTLARDTAMACPAACIHLVD
- a CDS encoding HpcH/HpaI aldolase/citrate lyase family protein, whose product is MTDIRQRMTDGPVYGLFLVSASALLTEAAACAGVDWAVIDMEAAAMTKADALHQTQALSGTGATAIVRVPCLDRHAIESALDLGVDGVMVPKVDRVEDAELAARCTRYPPQGSRGVNPVRASGYFTSTAGYLATANERVLCVVQVESRESVANSGDIAAVPGVDLLFVGTGDLLMDLGQPGDPTGPAFDQARQTVLAACAAAGKPAGIFAPSTRLARQYAKEGFRFIAVGNEVGLFVQSAQLALNMLRK
- a CDS encoding iron-containing redox enzyme family protein; this encodes MTVILDQTVQLPYEEAHSRIQALALGCAEHPAVKNPFYDLWISQELTADQVELVAKNFYERVRRTPIRIALAFLHMTDITARAETVENLYDEMGHGNPAKAHSVILKEFLEGLLSRLRGRPVDLDTVAAPVLPSTLRLIEQSEKVFSSSLPQEVCGALLAQEWHAYPQLVNLYEGVRNYRGLYGFEEFHENCEFFYLHIGATEKQHKVHALSTAAKACASVEDIEQLERGFSTYLDLLAENWAEVYQVLKAG